One region of Serinus canaria isolate serCan28SL12 chromosome 25, serCan2020, whole genome shotgun sequence genomic DNA includes:
- the LOC108963500 gene encoding scale keratin-like — protein sequence MTFLQGQCDDDCYSPCNYGSLYSYRSYDCGSPCGYRGYGSLYGSRGLYGFGDRYGYGGLYGYRGIFGSGDCYGSGGLYGGYRGFYGSGDCFGYPGFYSGRYGYPFGSRYGQRFGYGGCYSC from the coding sequence ATGACTTTCCTCCAAGGCCAGTGCGACGACGACTGCTACTCCCCCTGCAACTACGGGAGCCTCTACAGCTACCGGAGCTACGACTGCGGGAGCCCCTGCGGCTACCGGGGCTACGGGAGCCTCTACGGCTCCCGCGGCCTCTACGGCTTCGGGGACCGCTACGGCTACGGCGGCTTGTACGGCTACCGGGGCATCTTCGGCTCCGGGGACTGCTACGGCTCCGGGGGGCTCTATGGGGGCTACCGGGGCTTCTACGGCTCTGGGGACTGCTTTGGATACCCCGGGTTCTACTCCGGCCGCTATGGGTACCCCTTCGGCTCCCGCTACGGCCAAAGGTTCGGCTACGGGGGCTGCTACAGCTGCTAA